A window of Campylobacter pinnipediorum subsp. pinnipediorum contains these coding sequences:
- a CDS encoding methyltransferase domain-containing protein, which yields MDRVANNFLKAKDTYEKEAKIQKIMRERLLKELLARKKSHYSKIWEFGSGQDELGKIIRKHISYEKYLSSDINDYKIDYKEKNVNFKAIDMNKISDFGDIGKFDLIISNACLQWLDASKIIPLLSKHLKENGVLAISTFGKENLKQIYTLTGLGLSYLDINELKNLCKSYKDVKIKSELYELKFNNPLELFRHLKNSGVNSLGNIYLSKSILAKCENEFKNTLTYEPIYIIAKK from the coding sequence TTGGATAGAGTAGCAAATAATTTTTTAAAGGCGAAAGACACCTATGAAAAAGAAGCTAAAATTCAAAAGATTATGAGAGAAAGGCTACTTAAAGAGTTATTAGCACGAAAAAAATCACATTATAGTAAAATCTGGGAATTTGGCTCTGGACAAGACGAGCTTGGTAAAATAATCCGTAAACATATAAGCTACGAGAAGTATTTAAGTAGCGATATAAACGACTATAAAATAGATTATAAAGAAAAAAATGTAAATTTCAAAGCTATAGATATGAATAAAATATCAGATTTTGGTGATATTGGAAAATTTGATTTAATAATTTCAAATGCCTGTTTGCAATGGCTAGATGCTAGCAAAATAATCCCCTTGCTTAGCAAGCACTTAAAAGAAAATGGAGTTTTAGCTATAAGTACATTTGGAAAAGAAAATTTAAAACAAATATATACTCTTACAGGTCTTGGTCTTAGCTATCTTGATATAAATGAATTAAAAAACTTATGCAAAAGCTATAAAGATGTAAAAATAAAAAGTGAATTGTACGAACTTAAATTTAATAATCCCTTAGAGCTTTTTAGACACCTAAAAAATAGTGGTGTAAATAGCCTAGGAAATATTTATCTTAGTAAAAGCATATTAGCAAAATGTGAAAATGAGTTTAAAAATACACTTACATACGAACCTATTTATATAATCGCAAAAAAGTAA
- the msrP gene encoding protein-methionine-sulfoxide reductase catalytic subunit MsrP, whose protein sequence is MQITDERFFNKRREFLKLGAMASLAAINAKANELGLIQDEKEIFQNILNLEANNETGRKLTSYENASSYVNFYEFSTNKTAAAKQAKDLNTDGWMVSVGGECERPMNLSINDMLKFKLQKRVYRFRCVEAWGMVVPWVGFELRELIKLAQPTNEAKFIKFTTLLDPNKFPDQKSTFPNIPYPYVEGLRMDEAMHPLTIIALGMYDKPLGGANGAPLRLVVPWKYGFKSIKSIAKIEFVKEQPKTTWEQLAPNEYGFYANVNPNVDHPRWSQANERVLGSFKREKTLMFNGYDEVASLYNGMDLEKFF, encoded by the coding sequence ATGCAAATAACTGATGAAAGATTTTTTAATAAGCGTAGGGAGTTTTTAAAACTTGGCGCTATGGCAAGTCTTGCCGCTATAAATGCAAAGGCCAATGAACTAGGTCTTATACAAGATGAAAAAGAGATATTTCAAAATATTCTTAACCTGGAAGCAAATAATGAAACCGGAAGAAAATTAACTTCTTATGAAAATGCAAGTAGCTATGTAAATTTTTATGAATTTAGTACGAACAAAACAGCGGCTGCCAAACAAGCAAAGGATTTAAATACAGATGGCTGGATGGTAAGTGTAGGTGGAGAGTGTGAAAGACCTATGAATTTAAGCATAAATGATATGCTTAAATTTAAACTACAAAAAAGAGTTTATCGTTTTAGATGTGTTGAGGCTTGGGGTATGGTAGTGCCTTGGGTTGGATTTGAGTTAAGAGAGCTGATAAAATTAGCACAGCCAACAAATGAAGCAAAATTTATAAAATTCACAACTCTTCTTGATCCAAATAAATTTCCAGATCAAAAATCAACATTTCCAAATATACCATATCCTTATGTAGAAGGTCTTAGAATGGATGAAGCTATGCACCCGCTTACAATAATAGCACTTGGAATGTATGATAAGCCGCTTGGCGGAGCAAATGGAGCACCGTTAAGACTTGTTGTGCCTTGGAAATATGGTTTTAAAAGCATAAAATCCATAGCAAAAATAGAATTTGTAAAAGAACAACCAAAAACAACATGGGAACAATTAGCACCTAATGAATATGGCTTTTATGCAAATGTAAATCCGAACGTAGATCATCCAAGATGGTCTCAGGCAAATGAGCGAGTACTTGGAAGCTTTAAGAGAGAAAAGACTCTAATGTTTAATGGTTACGATGAAGTAGCAAGTTTATATAATGGCATGGATTTGGAGAAGTTTTTTTAA
- the flgG gene encoding flagellar basal-body rod protein FlgG: protein MMRSLYTAATGMIAQQTQIDVTSHNIANVNTYGYKKNRAEFADLMYQTMEYAGTATSQTTTSPTGIEVGLGVRPTAINKIFSQGYFKETGNNLDMVIAGDGFFQVQLPDGTTAYTRNGAFKLDANGTVVNSDGYQLIPQITIPANATQISIGTDGTISVLQAGEQETNQIGQIELANFINPAGLHSMGDNNYLQTSASGNVVVGIAGLDGLGTIRQGFVEMSNVQLVEEMTDLITGQRAYEANSKAITTSDSMLEIVNGLKR, encoded by the coding sequence ATGATGAGATCTCTTTATACTGCAGCTACAGGAATGATAGCTCAGCAAACTCAAATAGATGTTACTTCGCATAACATCGCAAATGTTAATACTTACGGATACAAGAAAAACAGAGCCGAATTTGCTGATTTGATGTATCAAACTATGGAATATGCTGGAACAGCTACAAGCCAGACAACAACAAGTCCTACTGGCATAGAGGTTGGTCTTGGTGTTAGACCTACTGCTATAAATAAAATTTTCTCTCAGGGTTATTTTAAAGAGACAGGGAATAATCTTGACATGGTTATTGCTGGTGATGGATTTTTTCAAGTTCAGCTACCTGATGGAACTACTGCTTATACTAGAAATGGCGCTTTTAAACTTGATGCTAATGGAACTGTTGTAAACTCAGATGGATATCAACTAATACCACAAATCACAATACCAGCTAATGCTACTCAAATTTCAATAGGCACCGATGGAACGATATCTGTTTTACAAGCTGGGGAACAAGAAACAAATCAGATAGGACAAATAGAACTCGCAAATTTTATAAATCCGGCAGGGCTTCATTCAATGGGAGACAATAACTATCTTCAAACTAGTGCTAGTGGTAATGTTGTTGTAGGTATTGCTGGACTTGACGGGCTTGGAACAATAAGACAAGGTTTTGTTGAGATGAGCAACGTTCAGCTTGTTGAGGAGATGACTGACCTTATAACAGGACAGCGTGCTTATGAGGCAAACTCCAAGGCAATTACAACAAGTGACTCTATGCTTGAAATCGTAAATGGACTTAAAAGGTAG
- a CDS encoding PD-(D/E)XK nuclease family protein, which yields MYFNFIYLSINPQSEYYQDELFLSKFIKALCMQDFRIDCKSIKVYKEYNIINIFVTDNYKHITIENKIYIQDKKYKYSDILKA from the coding sequence TTGTATTTTAATTTTATATATTTATCAATAAACCCGCAATCAGAATATTATCAAGATGAGTTGTTTTTATCTAAATTTATAAAAGCCTTATGCATGCAAGATTTTAGGATTGATTGTAAAAGCATAAAAGTCTATAAAGAATATAATATTATAAATATTTTTGTCACTGATAATTATAAACATATAACAATAGAAAATAAAATTTACATACAAGACAAAAAATACAAATACAGTGATATATTGAAAGCATAA
- a CDS encoding dihydroneopterin aldolase — protein MKQTLTTYIKDFEFKTIIGMCDFERVTPQKIKINVEYQSNDFIDYVEVINFIKYTYDDYKFEKLEDSLKIISEKLKENFENLTSIKIEIFKLEIIKNAIVGAKIEVVY, from the coding sequence ATGAAACAAACGCTAACAACTTATATAAAAGATTTTGAGTTTAAAACTATAATAGGAATGTGCGATTTTGAAAGAGTAACACCACAAAAAATAAAAATAAACGTAGAGTATCAATCAAATGATTTTATTGATTATGTAGAAGTTATTAATTTTATAAAATATACCTATGATGACTATAAATTTGAAAAACTTGAAGACTCTCTTAAAATAATTTCAGAAAAATTAAAAGAAAATTTTGAAAATTTAACATCAATTAAAATAGAAATTTTCAAACTAGAAATCATAAAAAATGCAATAGTTGGAGCAAAGATAGAGGTTGTTTATTAA
- the rpoD gene encoding RNA polymerase sigma factor RpoD, producing MSSAKEAFSQIEELFAENAKGFITYEKLVKLFDKAPTATIVKKIEALMNKNKTQLLTAAEVAKMKNLADAKKRKKEAEEAQEENIDDDFDLANESDYLEWSRSDSPVRMYLREMGQISLLTKDEEIEISKKIELGEDIIIDAFCSVPFLIDFILDYKEPLINRERRVKELFKSFEEDSDSDNDNDEDSDDDSSDLYDNNSETPASKKVAKNDKRALKVIESFKALEKAKKEWLKTANKQGEIDKDDIFANINIAFKKKILKDKLMDLGPTSKLISEIVKSMETALKSDDEFDRELKRLEYRLPMFSDELKKNHKGILKDILKLSKDDIIARVPEATMVSAYVEIKKLFQTKEASKQGFNLEPAKLKSVLEQIKRGKKISDEAKTRMAKSNLRLVVSIAKRYTNRGLPFLDLIQEGNIGLMKAVDKFEYRKGYKFSTYATWWIRQAISRAIADQARTIRIPIHMIETINRINKINRKYLQEEGKEPDVSVIAKEVGLSVDKVKQVIKITKEPISLEAPIANEDDGKFGDFVEDKNSLSPMEHILKNDLREQIDDVLSQLNDREKAVICMRFGLLDDESDRTLEEIGKALNVTRERVRQIESSAIKKLKHPKVGRKLKNYIEG from the coding sequence ATGAGTTCTGCAAAAGAGGCATTTTCACAAATAGAAGAGCTTTTTGCCGAAAACGCAAAAGGTTTTATAACTTATGAAAAACTTGTAAAATTATTTGACAAAGCACCAACAGCTACTATAGTTAAGAAAATAGAAGCTTTAATGAACAAAAATAAAACTCAACTTTTAACTGCAGCTGAAGTTGCTAAAATGAAAAATTTAGCAGATGCTAAAAAGAGAAAAAAAGAGGCTGAAGAAGCCCAAGAAGAAAATATAGATGATGATTTTGATCTAGCTAATGAGTCAGACTATCTTGAATGGTCAAGATCTGATAGCCCTGTAAGAATGTATCTTAGAGAGATGGGTCAAATATCTCTTTTAACCAAAGATGAAGAGATAGAAATAAGCAAAAAGATAGAACTTGGAGAAGATATTATTATAGATGCTTTTTGTTCTGTCCCGTTTTTGATTGATTTTATACTTGATTATAAAGAGCCACTTATAAATAGAGAACGTCGCGTAAAAGAGTTATTTAAAAGCTTTGAAGAAGATAGTGATAGTGATAATGACAACGATGAAGATAGCGATGATGATTCGAGTGATTTATATGATAACAATAGCGAAACTCCGGCATCTAAAAAAGTTGCAAAAAACGACAAAAGAGCATTAAAAGTAATAGAAAGCTTTAAGGCATTAGAAAAAGCAAAAAAAGAGTGGTTAAAAACTGCAAATAAACAAGGTGAAATAGACAAAGATGATATATTTGCAAATATAAATATAGCTTTTAAAAAGAAAATTTTAAAAGATAAACTTATGGACTTAGGTCCAACAAGCAAACTTATAAGCGAAATAGTAAAATCAATGGAAACTGCTCTAAAAAGCGATGACGAATTTGATAGAGAGCTTAAACGTTTAGAATATCGTCTTCCTATGTTTAGCGATGAGCTTAAGAAAAATCACAAAGGAATTTTAAAAGATATCCTAAAACTAAGCAAAGATGACATAATAGCAAGAGTTCCTGAAGCTACTATGGTTTCTGCTTATGTTGAAATCAAAAAACTTTTCCAAACAAAAGAAGCCAGCAAACAAGGGTTTAACCTAGAGCCAGCAAAATTAAAATCAGTCTTAGAGCAAATAAAGCGTGGTAAAAAGATATCTGATGAAGCAAAAACGAGAATGGCCAAATCAAACTTAAGACTTGTTGTAAGTATTGCAAAAAGATATACAAATCGTGGATTGCCATTTTTGGATTTAATCCAAGAGGGAAATATAGGTCTTATGAAAGCTGTTGATAAGTTTGAATATAGAAAAGGTTATAAGTTTTCAACATACGCAACTTGGTGGATAAGACAGGCTATAAGTAGAGCAATAGCCGATCAAGCAAGAACAATAAGAATACCTATCCACATGATAGAAACTATAAATCGTATAAATAAAATTAACAGAAAATACCTACAAGAAGAAGGCAAAGAACCTGATGTAAGCGTTATCGCAAAAGAGGTAGGACTTAGTGTAGATAAAGTGAAACAAGTTATAAAAATAACAAAAGAGCCTATCAGTCTTGAGGCGCCTATTGCAAATGAAGATGATGGCAAATTTGGAGATTTTGTTGAAGATAAAAACTCATTAAGCCCAATGGAACATATCCTTAAAAATGACCTTAGAGAACAAATAGATGATGTTTTATCTCAACTTAACGATAGAGAAAAAGCTGTTATTTGTATGAGATTTGGACTTTTAGATGATGAAAGCGATAGAACACTTGAAGAGATAGGAAAAGCCTTAAATGTAACAAGAGAGAGAGTTCGCCAAATAGAAAGCTCAGCTATAAAAAAACTAAAACATCCTAAAGTTGGAAGAAAACTCAAAAACTATATAGAGGGTTAA
- a CDS encoding sensor histidine kinase, translated as MVLIAIVSIMLYYYIRVTILETVVAELTYEAKLIIEKPLELNPKNEYKFKIQLPNKTVTNVEILEYKDKIKKPYFSHYEDELQTFMQLIYNYNDNSYMKLTKETTTQSNIIKQILIDIIIVNATSICLVIFYALFLSRMLLVPIKTLASKLGKLNERFLKEINTNSLPIEFEPLGNVINSLINRIQTFVEYQKELFIGLAHELKTPIAVIKTKNEVTLLKPRENEKYIETLKSNNEIINSMNSMIGSILEIGRQEGAQFEEPVMVDVIGFLNKMGNNLAILARQEKKELILDLNPKILNLKIQQNLLIHIVQNFVQNAIKFSPENSKITLKTQIVDKKFIIEVTDEGIGIDENKDLFAPFKRFGNKSGVGLGLFLAKGAAQALGGTITIKNRQEQNGVIATFTLPIVKNKKGK; from the coding sequence ATGGTGCTGATTGCTATAGTTTCTATTATGTTATACTACTATATAAGAGTTACCATACTAGAAACTGTAGTAGCAGAGCTAACTTATGAAGCAAAGTTAATAATAGAAAAACCTTTGGAATTGAATCCAAAAAATGAGTATAAATTTAAAATACAACTTCCAAATAAAACAGTAACAAATGTTGAAATTTTAGAATACAAAGACAAGATAAAAAAACCCTATTTTTCACACTATGAAGATGAATTGCAAACATTTATGCAACTTATATACAATTATAATGACAACTCATATATGAAACTTACAAAAGAAACTACAACACAAAGTAATATAATAAAACAAATTTTAATAGATATAATAATTGTCAATGCTACATCTATATGCCTTGTTATTTTTTATGCTCTATTTTTATCAAGAATGCTATTAGTTCCAATCAAGACTCTTGCATCAAAGCTAGGTAAACTAAACGAAAGATTTCTAAAAGAGATAAATACAAACTCATTGCCGATTGAATTTGAACCGCTTGGAAATGTAATAAATAGCCTTATAAATAGAATACAAACTTTTGTAGAATATCAAAAAGAGTTATTTATAGGACTAGCACACGAACTAAAAACGCCAATAGCTGTAATAAAAACAAAAAATGAAGTTACTCTGCTAAAGCCTAGAGAAAATGAAAAATATATAGAAACATTAAAATCAAACAACGAAATAATAAACTCAATGAATTCAATGATAGGTTCAATCCTTGAAATAGGTCGTCAAGAAGGCGCACAATTTGAAGAACCGGTAATGGTAGATGTTATAGGATTTTTAAACAAAATGGGAAACAATCTAGCAATATTAGCTCGTCAAGAAAAAAAAGAGCTGATTTTAGATCTAAATCCAAAAATTTTAAATCTAAAAATACAACAAAATTTATTAATACACATAGTTCAAAATTTTGTTCAAAATGCCATTAAATTCTCGCCTGAAAACTCCAAAATAACACTCAAAACACAAATAGTAGACAAAAAATTTATCATAGAAGTCACAGATGAGGGGATAGGGATAGATGAAAATAAAGATCTATTTGCACCATTTAAAAGATTTGGCAACAAAAGCGGTGTTGGACTTGGCTTATTTTTAGCCAAAGGTGCAGCACAAGCACTAGGAGGCACAATAACTATAAAAAATAGACAAGAGCAAAATGGAGTTATAGCAACTTTCACTTTGCCGATTGTAAAAAACAAAAAAGGCAAATAA
- a CDS encoding cysteine permease: MKIILAPNNFLDDYVLGTELSKNANISSNAYLFWKNTISAKFQNSRTVFINKKTIPSKFNQALKQCTELNGLVLSNAFCSFTGISNSHLVKSNKSKFYDLVEIKEISGIKFVNLKKFYDDLSLDYNLNLYIEKCKFFSPTPFEKKIKLTDTLCLGYY, encoded by the coding sequence ATGAAAATCATATTGGCTCCAAATAATTTTTTAGATGACTATGTTTTGGGAACTGAGCTATCAAAAAATGCAAATATATCATCCAATGCATATCTTTTTTGGAAAAATACAATATCCGCAAAATTTCAAAACTCAAGAACTGTATTTATAAATAAAAAAACCATACCAAGCAAATTTAACCAAGCATTAAAACAATGCACAGAGCTAAATGGACTTGTTTTAAGCAATGCATTTTGCTCTTTTACAGGGATATCAAATTCACATCTAGTAAAATCAAATAAATCAAAATTTTATGATTTAGTTGAAATAAAAGAAATTTCTGGAATTAAATTTGTAAATTTAAAGAAATTTTATGATGATTTAAGTCTTGATTATAATTTAAATCTATATATAGAAAAATGCAAATTTTTTTCTCCAACGCCTTTTGAAAAAAAAATAAAACTTACAGACACACTATGTCTAGGGTATTATTAA
- a CDS encoding flagellar hook-basal body protein, translated as MQNGYYQATGAMVAQFNRLNVISNNLANVNTIGFKRDDVVIGDFERIFKQTQDELPLKNHTRDGAKYLNRTIDRVPQVSEQYTDFSAGGLKHSLNTLDFALKREDLFFLVQTPNGAKLTKNGAFTLDSEGFIVNKDGFRVLPSNYQEQNERGIQTPQGTHITSDKNGNLYSNNKAFAKFFIAQPKEIRNLEKIGANLFELKNLDELRDADDTGSLLQGYTQMSNVNPVTEMVGLIETQRMVDMYQKVMNTHMNDLNQDAVTKLGAVKA; from the coding sequence ATGCAAAATGGTTATTATCAAGCAACCGGAGCGATGGTTGCACAATTTAATAGATTAAATGTAATATCAAATAATCTAGCAAATGTAAATACAATAGGCTTTAAAAGAGATGATGTTGTTATAGGTGATTTTGAAAGAATTTTTAAACAAACTCAAGATGAATTACCACTAAAAAATCATACAAGAGATGGTGCAAAATATCTAAACCGCACTATTGATAGAGTTCCTCAGGTGAGTGAACAATATACTGATTTTAGCGCTGGTGGATTAAAACATAGCCTAAATACATTAGATTTTGCTTTAAAAAGAGAGGATTTGTTTTTTTTAGTTCAAACTCCAAATGGTGCTAAATTGACAAAAAATGGAGCCTTTACACTAGATAGCGAGGGTTTTATAGTAAATAAAGATGGTTTTCGTGTTTTACCTAGTAACTATCAAGAACAAAATGAAAGAGGTATTCAAACACCTCAGGGGACACACATAACATCTGATAAAAATGGAAATTTATACTCAAACAATAAGGCTTTTGCTAAGTTTTTTATCGCACAACCAAAAGAGATTAGAAACTTAGAAAAAATTGGGGCTAATTTGTTTGAACTGAAAAATTTAGATGAGTTAAGAGACGCAGATGATACCGGTAGTCTCTTGCAAGGATATACTCAGATGTCGAATGTAAATCCAGTCACAGAGATGGTAGGGCTTATAGAAACTCAAAGAATGGTTGATATGTATCAAAAGGTTATGAATACCCATATGAACGATCTGAATCAAGATGCTGTCACAAAACTTGGTGCAGTAAAAGCTTAA
- a CDS encoding aminotransferase class I/II-fold pyridoxal phosphate-dependent enzyme translates to MIEIDNIIEELKSNFQKRELQNIKTNGLHIIKNKNKLLNLTSNDYLGIASTQIFDDEFMKSILNKPLKFSASSSRSLSGNHNEFEKLEQYLQNSYQNNKQALLFNSGYHLNVGVISALSGIKNILFLIDRQAHASMYDGLKQGWASFKRYRHNDLKHLEELIQKNQNEFKYIIVLTEAIFSMDGDFADIASLVNLKQKYENILLYIDEAHSVGACGENGLGLVKASGFAKEVDFVVYTFGKALASVGAALLCEQSFKEFFVNKARSLIYSTALPQINVAYTNFIFKKIEGMDTQRKELTKLSFDFKSALASNKINAIGDAHIISIITKSSEMATKLAKNLEQNGYYAPAIRPPTVAPNSSRIRISLNSLIKLQDLNKLIEVVCDEI, encoded by the coding sequence GTGATAGAAATTGATAATATCATAGAAGAGCTAAAAAGTAATTTTCAAAAACGAGAGCTACAAAATATAAAAACTAATGGATTGCATATAATAAAAAATAAAAACAAACTATTAAATTTAACAAGCAACGACTATCTTGGTATAGCATCTACACAGATATTTGATGATGAGTTTATGAAAAGTATATTAAATAAGCCTTTAAAATTTAGTGCGTCTAGTTCTAGAAGTCTTAGTGGTAATCATAATGAGTTTGAAAAATTAGAACAATATTTACAAAACTCATATCAAAACAACAAACAAGCCTTATTATTTAATAGCGGATACCATCTAAATGTAGGAGTGATATCAGCACTTAGTGGGATAAAAAATATTCTTTTTTTAATAGACAGACAAGCACATGCAAGTATGTATGATGGCTTAAAGCAAGGTTGGGCTAGCTTTAAAAGATATAGACATAATGATTTAAAGCACTTAGAAGAGTTGATACAAAAAAACCAAAATGAGTTTAAATATATTATAGTTTTAACAGAGGCTATTTTTAGTATGGACGGGGATTTTGCAGATATAGCAAGTCTGGTAAATCTAAAACAAAAATATGAAAATATATTACTATATATAGATGAAGCTCATAGTGTTGGAGCTTGTGGAGAAAATGGACTTGGGCTAGTAAAGGCTAGTGGATTTGCCAAAGAAGTTGATTTTGTGGTGTATACATTTGGAAAAGCGCTAGCAAGTGTAGGCGCAGCCTTGCTTTGTGAGCAAAGCTTTAAAGAATTTTTTGTAAACAAAGCAAGAAGTCTTATATACTCAACAGCATTGCCACAGATAAATGTAGCCTACACAAATTTCATATTTAAAAAAATAGAAGGTATGGACACTCAAAGAAAAGAGTTAACAAAACTAAGCTTTGATTTTAAATCAGCCCTAGCCAGCAATAAAATAAATGCAATAGGTGATGCACATATAATCAGTATAATTACAAAAAGTAGTGAGATGGCAACAAAGCTAGCAAAAAATCTAGAACAAAACGGATATTATGCACCAGCTATAAGACCGCCGACTGTCGCTCCAAATAGTTCTCGTATTAGAATTTCACTAAACTCACTTATAAAGTTACAAGATTTAAATAAGCTTATAGAGGTGGTTTGTGATGAAATTTAA
- the hsrA gene encoding homeostatic response regulator transcription factor HsrA: MRILVVEDEITLNRTIVEGLGEFGYQTDSSENFKDAEYYIGIRNYDLVLTDWMLPDGDGIDLIHVIKQKSPRTSVVVLSAKDDKESEIKALKAGADDYIRKPFDFDVLVARLEARLRFGGTNIIKIDDLIINPDEEKITYLGKDIELKGKPFEVLTHLARHSDQIVSKEQLLDAIWEEPELVTPNVIEVAINQIRQKMDKPLNISTIETVRRRGYRFCFPKKA; encoded by the coding sequence ATGAGAATATTGGTAGTAGAAGATGAAATAACACTTAATAGAACTATTGTAGAAGGTCTTGGAGAGTTTGGATACCAAACAGATAGCTCTGAAAACTTCAAAGATGCAGAGTATTATATTGGTATAAGAAACTATGATTTAGTTTTGACCGATTGGATGCTTCCTGATGGAGATGGTATTGATTTAATACATGTCATAAAGCAGAAATCACCAAGAACTTCAGTAGTTGTTTTGTCAGCAAAAGATGATAAAGAAAGTGAGATAAAAGCTCTTAAAGCTGGTGCTGATGATTATATAAGAAAGCCATTTGATTTTGATGTTTTGGTTGCTAGACTAGAGGCTAGACTTAGATTTGGCGGAACAAATATCATCAAAATAGATGATTTAATAATCAATCCTGATGAAGAAAAAATAACATATCTTGGCAAAGACATAGAGCTAAAAGGTAAGCCTTTTGAAGTTTTAACTCATTTGGCTCGCCATTCAGATCAGATAGTAAGTAAAGAGCAACTACTAGACGCTATATGGGAAGAGCCTGAGCTTGTTACTCCGAACGTAATAGAAGTAGCAATAAATCAAATTCGTCAAAAAATGGACAAACCTTTAAATATTTCAACAATTGAAACCGTTAGAAGACGCGGATATAGATTTTGTTTTCCGAAAAAAGCTTAA
- the plsY gene encoding glycerol-3-phosphate 1-O-acyltransferase PlsY, protein MENIISYIVAYLLGAIPFGLLFCKIFANTDITKQGSCSIGATNVLRVIKTTNPKLAKKLAILTICFDALKGLLPIFVAKLYGINDNTLWAMAVLAVIGHCFSPFLKFEGGKGVATGAGVLSFFLPFELLIALFVWFIVGKVLKISSLASILALIAFITSSFIIHPIIEPINTHVPILIIAYIIIYKHIPNIKRIILKEEAKVI, encoded by the coding sequence ATGGAAAACATCATATCATACATAGTTGCTTATTTGCTTGGTGCTATACCTTTTGGGCTTTTATTTTGCAAAATTTTTGCAAATACTGACATAACAAAGCAAGGAAGTTGTAGTATAGGCGCAACAAATGTCCTAAGAGTTATTAAAACAACAAACCCGAAATTAGCAAAAAAATTAGCCATTTTAACAATATGCTTTGATGCTCTTAAAGGGCTATTGCCAATCTTTGTAGCAAAATTATATGGAATAAATGATAATACTCTTTGGGCTATGGCTGTGCTTGCTGTTATTGGACATTGTTTTTCTCCATTTTTAAAATTTGAAGGAGGAAAAGGCGTTGCTACCGGTGCTGGAGTATTATCATTTTTTCTTCCGTTTGAACTTTTGATAGCATTATTTGTTTGGTTTATAGTAGGGAAGGTTCTAAAAATAAGCTCACTTGCTTCAATACTAGCACTAATAGCTTTTATCACTTCTAGTTTTATAATTCATCCAATTATCGAGCCTATAAATACACATGTGCCAATATTAATTATTGCTTACATAATAATTTATAAGCATATCCCAAACATAAAAAGAATAATTTTAAAAGAAGAAGCAAAGGTAATATGA
- a CDS encoding pimeloyl-ACP methyl esterase BioG family protein codes for MKFKYLAQNNSENLLLFFTGFASEPSHFLHLKISDKFDIAIIYEYESLNFSKDLLSKYTNIQIIAFSMGVGVASRIDFNLLLNNKQKLSFNLAIGGTPYGIDRVYGIHGAIFKRSIESFEPNEFIKNMGAKDLAIDTKRDYKKELKYLFDLCQNEPINTNWQKALAGASDKIFPPTAMQKFFKEKLSTIEAGHFVFNKFKSWDEFWIE; via the coding sequence ATGAAATTTAAGTATTTAGCACAAAATAATTCAGAGAATTTACTATTATTTTTCACAGGATTTGCAAGCGAACCAAGCCATTTTTTACATTTAAAAATTAGCGATAAGTTTGATATTGCCATTATATACGAATATGAAAGTCTAAATTTTTCAAAAGATTTACTATCAAAATACACAAATATACAAATAATTGCCTTTAGTATGGGAGTTGGAGTAGCTTCAAGAATTGATTTTAATTTATTGCTAAACAATAAACAAAAATTGAGTTTTAATCTAGCAATAGGCGGCACACCTTACGGAATTGATAGAGTTTATGGGATACATGGTGCGATTTTTAAACGAAGCATAGAAAGTTTTGAGCCAAATGAATTTATAAAAAATATGGGCGCTAAGGATTTGGCTATCGATACAAAAAGAGATTATAAAAAAGAGTTAAAATACTTATTTGACTTATGCCAAAACGAGCCCATAAATACAAATTGGCAAAAGGCCCTAGCTGGAGCAAGTGATAAAATATTTCCACCTACAGCAATGCAAAAATTTTTCAAAGAAAAACTAAGCACCATAGAAGCTGGGCATTTTGTATTTAATAAATTTAAAAGCTGGGATGAGTTTTGGATAGAGTAG